A single genomic interval of Oryzias latipes chromosome 3, ASM223467v1 harbors:
- the LOC101175303 gene encoding Nance-Horan syndrome protein isoform X1, translated as MPFAKRIVEPQLLCRHQIPNDEGLLFEDLCAISNVVLSRTLRQLSDLARHACSLFQELENDIICTNQRVWHLQKKIGQIQQTASALDPKKEAVPVSNLEIESKLSAHYQAPLHQQHNMFHPSTRPMCLEELHKNAQFRLRALHQDEQLHQRSSSRERNRMTISLSVAPPMPSFPSPHTIRRQQRSRLARAQERAEREWELDYQPGKETTVRETEIQAIQRKERPYRVADIQGKLECFYSLDTIEGCIFIPWSRKATSAEEEEIDEVLEGHREKAPALSDPNHQEKQTNWSKENIPPPKQKTAVDLNAVSSCIIPINVTGVGFDREASARCSLVHSQSVLQRRRKLRRRKTITGIPKRVQQDLDSDESPVAKERTVIIHANPHQLSLCQEDISIGGRLHHTRDSGCQTDDFLIACTAAPSRRRIRAQRGHQGIPASLSHSTGNISSLGDQSDSTYTSASVHGGRLRSRSLPREGGRLIDSDDDDDDDDDDDNYDDDDDDEDLSPYEAEDFIPSGPSPRMKMMMMKDEEESTDDQAAPEPLQIGSLKRQQRSGDRDRGCGGGGSPEHSWMERGRSRLPRKADMGSCEISSSSDTFSSPIHSVSTTGVLGSHVDHKEDHQSSSGNWSGSSSTCPSQTSETIPPPSSPPLTGSSHCDSELSLNTVPNAIDEGFSLDPSYHTDLRPQGQGHRSSSFTSSATDQLDDAGVSTASEGEWTYPAEQDQVDPDQDSDQTHILTPSHGTVQDYSLKQHLDNETTFNEKANSMEKEPGSQYPSDPHYFYSSSVNFGESEQSFRGYTYNYADPGADCGQSNIIAAPLSHGGYPQPTAEFRAGTMTLGRTFRPLRKLKVKPPPPKRTSSLRETSSRVDIGTDTQADQDPPKMVCEQELNLSSTDMKLELELELGGAPEPLQTSCLGAEPMGTWGMGLSQTMDLVEPMSFSSADTHSFKDEGAVQSDYADLWLHNSELKSSNGEHTSMSNSSTATGTTVMDCMKSPDSSSSSTDTQIQPIVQPTETKTTSPTVQPGDFKLGSPEKLAGLASPSSGYSSQSETPTSTLPSSSAAFFPGPLSPSTGKRKPKVPERKSSLSSLQHFPRDVATISSCYKRDPDFPPPPSQLDLNVLHGSYVRHTLSHRTHHVHTLHHSKHRVTNALTTATKMLTPDTANSNLLPSSSFATEKPSSNLLAPPGPRSVEHHSSNQSKDQQSTFTMQQETAVETVTRPKCPPISSTLAPPPVNTRPLPPRRPPPRPPCHYHSSSPEHSQPPPPGRHPDGPPSYESLLLRQDRYGPGTFWAMTGFRTRIDPPSDLSEDSSPLHRPVPRAPHPSPVDLHTHIHAHTEFRGLNNSANAQSEFRILGERSFSQDEDEDEEEEEEEEEQVKEPTRAACSRVSMRSDHPPPPAYEFAGSSYSDSGPWASPVKVPDNSIETLHPNIICNVKKKGHELQEAEEQMISGATRSAHQQHPMETKDDSTTPDTEDYFSKDSTPSDNSLSPLMDDTKVDEDIIITSPNKSRTTEDLFAMIHRSKRKVLGRKDSGDLNVKSRLCPTAPVNPNNVCTGVVPPAPPLNFQANIANAVGSQRAPVPIYRSAKKSNTSNEEFKLLLLKKGSRSDSSYRMSAIEILKSPITPKTPGESFQEGPVKQAEESSSIFPEPPISGLDPIQIPGLFPRANSESFTPKTVSMSAASRQGRSRIPPVANSSRYSTRSRLYTAPMQAISEGETENSDGSPHDDRSS; from the exons CTGTGTCAAACCTGGAAATCGAGAGCAAGCTTTCAGCTCACTATCAGGCTCCTCTTCACCAGCAACACAACATGTTCCATCCTTCTACCAGACCGATGTGTCTTGAGGAGCTACACAAAAATGCTCAGTTCAGACTCCGAGCGCTGCATCAAG ATGAACAGCTTCATCAGCGGTCCTCGAGTCGGGAAAGGAACAGGATGACCATCTCTCTCTCAGTGGCACCCCCCATGCCATCGTTTCCCTCGCCTCACACCATCCGCCGACAACAGAGGAGTCGCTTGGCAAGAGCG CAAGAGAGAGCAGAGAGGGAATGGGAGTTGGACTATCAACCTGGGAAG GAGACAACTGTGAGAGAAACAGAGATTCAGGCTATACAGAGAAAA GAGAGACCATACAGAGTGGCAGATATCCAAGGAAAG CTTGAGTGCTTTTACTCACTTGACACTATTGAAGGTTGCATCTTCATTCCATGGAGTAGAAAG GCTACCTCAGCAGAAGAAGAGGAGATTGATGAGGTTCTGGAGGGCCACAGAGAAAAGGCCCCAGCTCTTAGTGATCCCAATCACCAGGAGAAACAGACCAACTGGTCAAAGGAAAACATCCCACCTCCAAAAcagaagacagctgtggatttGAATGCTGTCTCTTCATGTATCATCCCCATCAATGTTACAG GAGTTGGTTTCGATAGAGAGGCCAGTGCCCGTTGCTCTCTGGTCCACTCTCAGTCAGTTCTTCAGAGGAGAAGGAAGCTTAGAAGGAGGAAGACGATCACTGGAATACCTAAACGCGTACAACAGGACTTGG ACTCAGATGAATCCCCTGTTGCAAAGGAGCGCACAGTGATCATCCACGCCAACCCACATCAACTCTCCCTCTGTCAGGAAGACATCTCAATAGGTGGCCGTCTTCATCACACTCGTGACTCTGGGTGCCAGACAGATGATTTTCTCATAGCAT GCACGGCTGCTCCTTCCAGACGACGTATTAGAGCCCAGCGAGGACATCAGGGAATCCCTGCTTCTCTGTCCCATTCAACAGGAAACATTTCCTCCTTGGGTGACCAGTCAGACTCTACATACACTTCAGCCTCAGTACATGGGGGGCGCTTACGCTCACGCAGTCTTCCACGAGAGGGTGGGCGTCTAATAGACagcgatgatgatgatgacgatgacgACGATGATGACAAttatgacgatgatgatgacgatgaagaCTTGTCACCTTATGAAGCAGAAGACTTTATTCCATCTGGGCCAAGTCCAagaatgaagatgatgatgatgaaagatgaagaagagaGTACAGATGATCAGGCGGCTCCTGAGCCGCTGCAGATTGGAAGCCTAAAACGCCAGCAGCGATCGGGTGACAGAGACAGAGGGTGTGGGGGAGGAGGAAGCCCAGAACACAGCTGGATGGAGAGGGGCCGTTCTCGCTTGCCCCGGAAAGCCGACATGGGTAGCTGTGAAATTTCATCCAGTTCTGATACTTTCAGCAGTCCAATTCACTCTGTGTCTACTACAGGAGTTTTAGGCAGTCATGTGGACCACAAGGAAGACCATCAGTCATCCAGTGGAAACTGGAGTGGTTCCAGTTCCACATGTCCATCACAAACATCTGAAACAATCCCTCCACCTTCTTCTCCACCCCTTACAGGATCATCCCACTGTGATTCTGAGTTGTCACTGAACACAGTGCCCAATGCCATTGATGAGGGTTTCTCACTTGATCCCTCATACCACACTGACCTCAGACCCCAGGGCCAGGGCCACAGATCCAGCTCGTTTACATCCTCAGCCACAGATCAGCTTGATGATGCAGGGGTCAGTACAGCCAGTGAGGGGGAGTGGACATACCCTGCAGAACAAGACCAGGTTGACCCGGACCAAGACTCTGATCAGACTCACATCTTGACTCCAAGCCACGGAACAGTTCAGGATTACAGTTTGAAACAACACCTGGACAATGAAActacttttaatgaaaaagcaaacagtATGGAAAAAGAGCCTGGATCACAATACCCATCTGATCCGCATTACTTCTACTCATCCTCTGTCAATTTTGGAGAGAGTGAACAGAGTTTCAGAGGATACACGTATAACTATGCAGACCCAGGGGCTGATTGTGGTCAGTCCAACATAATTGCAGCACCTTTGTCCCATGGAGGGTACCCCCAGCCAACAGCTGAGTTCAGAGCAGGCACGATGACTTTAGGGAGGACTTTTCGTCCGCTCAGGAAACTGAAGGTCAAACCTCCACCACCCAAACGAACTTCCTCGTTGAGGGAAACAAGTAGTAGGGTTGATATTGGAACTGACACGCAAGCAGATCAGGATCCACCAAAGATGGTATGTGAACAAGAACTTAATCTGTCTTCCACAGACATGaagctggaactggagctggagcttgGAGGTGCCCCAGAACCTTTACAGACATCATGTTTAGGGGCAGAGCCTATGGGCACTTGGGGCATGGGACTGAGCCAAACCATGGACCTTGTAGAGCCAATGTCCTTCAGTTCTGCAGATACACACTCATTTAAAGATGAAGGTGCTGTGCAGTCTGACTATGCAGACCTGTGGCTTCACAACAGTGAGCTGAAATCCAGCAATGGCGAGCACACGTCAATGTCCAACTCTAGTACAGCTACTGGAACCACTGTCATGGATTGTATGAAGTCTCCAGATAGCTCGTCCTCCTCAACAGACACACAGATCCAGCCAATTGTCCAGCCTACAGAGACCAAGACTACTAGTCCAACCGTTCAACCTGGAGACTTCAAACTTGGATCACCTGAGAAACTAGCTGGTCTTGCCTCACCATCAAGTGGCTATTCCAGCCAATCGGAGACCCCTACGTCAACTTTGCCCTCCTCTTCGGCAGCCTTCTTCCCAGGTCCACTGTCTCCGTCAACTGGTAAGCGAAAGCCCAAAGTGCCAGAAAGGAAGTCATCACTCTCTTCCTTGCAACACTTCCCTAGAGATGTAGCTACCATCTCGTCTTGCTATAAGAGAGACCCAGACTTTCCACCACCACCGTCCCAACTTGACCTTAATGTTCTTCATGGTAGCTATGTCAGACACACTCTCTCTCATCGGACTCATCACGTACACACACTTCATCATAGCAAACACAGAGTTACAAATGCTTTAACCACTGCAACAAAGATGTTGACCCCAGACACAGCAAATAGCAACCTACTGCCAAGTTCAAGTTTTGCTACAGAAAAACCAAGTTCAAATCTGTTAGCCCCACCTGGTCCCCGTTCAGTGGAACATCATTCAAGTAACCAGTCTAAAGATCAACAGAGTACTTTTACAATGCAACAGGAAACAGCAGTAGAGACTGTGACAAGACCCAAATGTCCTCCCATTAGTTCCACTTTGGCTCCTCCACCTGTTAACACAAGGCCTCTCCCACCTCGTAGGCCACCTCCAAGACCGCCATGCCATTATCACAGTTCCTCTCCTGAACATTCACAACCCCCTCCACCTGGCCGTCACCCTGATGGACCTCCTTCCTACGAAAGCCTGCTACTTAGACAGGACCGCTATGGACCTGGAACATTTTGGGCTATGACAGGCTTCAGGACTCGGATAGATCCCCCATCAGATCTCTCTGAGGACAGCTCACCTCTACATAGACCGGTACCACGTGCTCCTCACCCTTCACCAGTGGATCTACATACTCATATCCACGCTCACACAGAATTTAGGGGGCTTAACAATTCAGCGAATGCACAGTCAGAGTTTAGGATATTAGGGGAGCGCTCATTCTCACaagatgaggatgaagatgaagaagaagaggaagaagaggaagagcagGTAAAAGAACCAACAAGAGCTGCATGTTCTAGAGTGAGCATGCGATCTGATCATCCTCCACCTCCAGCATATGAATTTGCTGGGAGCTCTTACTCAGACTCAGGGCCATGGGCTAGTCCAGTCAAAGTGCCTGATAACTCAATAGAAACATTGCATCCTAACATAATCTGCAATGTTAAGAAAAAAGGACATGAGCTGCAGGAAGCAGAGGAGCAAATGATATCAGGTGCAACCAGAAGTGCCCATCAGCAGCATCCAATGGAGACTAAAGATGACTCTACTACCCCAGACACCGAAGACTACTTCAGTAAAG ATTCCACACCCAGTGATAATTCACTCTCCCCTCTGATGGACGACACCAAAGTGGACGAGGACATTATCATTACATCACCCAACAAAAGCCGAACAACTGAGGATCTGTTTGCCATGATACACAG atccaAGAGAAAAGTTCTAGGTCGGAAAGATTCAGGAGACCTGAATGTGAAATCTCGTCTTTGCCCCACAGCACCAGTGAACCCCAACAATGTCTGCACTGGTGTTGTTCCTCCAGCCCCTCCGCTCAACTTTCAAGCTAATATAGCCAATGCTGTTGGGTCACAACGGGCTCCTGTGCCAATCTATCGCAGTGCTAAGAAATCAAACACATCCAATGAGGAGTTTAAACTTCTTTTGCTGAAGAAAGGAAGCAGGTCAGATTCTAGCTACCGCATGTCTGCTATAGAGATCCTGAAGAGTCCTATCACCCCTAAAACACCAGGCGAGTCCTTCCAGGAAGGGCCTGTTAAACAGGCTGAGGAGTCATCATCTATTTTTCCAGAGCCTCCCATTTCTGGCCTGGATCCAATTCAGATACCCGGTCTTTTTCCAAGGGCCAACTCTGAGAGTTTCACCCCAAAAACTGTGTCTATGTCAGCTGCATCTCGACAAGGACGTTCTCGGATTCCCCCGGTTGCCAACAGCAGTCGCTACAGTACACGCAGTCGCCTATACACAGCCCCGATGCAAGCCATTTCTGAGGGGGAGACGGAAAACTCAGATGGGAGTCCCCATGATGACAGATCTTCTTAA
- the LOC101175303 gene encoding Nance-Horan syndrome protein isoform X2, translating into MPFAKRIVEPQLLCRHQIPNDEGLLFEDLCAISNVVLSRTLRQLSDLARHACSLFQELENDIICTNQRVWHLQKKIGQIQQTASALDPKKEAVPVSNLEIESKLSAHYQAPLHQQHNMFHPSTRPMCLEELHKNAQFRLRALHQDEQLHQRSSSRERNRMTISLSVAPPMPSFPSPHTIRRQQRSRLARAETTVRETEIQAIQRKERPYRVADIQGKLECFYSLDTIEGCIFIPWSRKATSAEEEEIDEVLEGHREKAPALSDPNHQEKQTNWSKENIPPPKQKTAVDLNAVSSCIIPINVTGVGFDREASARCSLVHSQSVLQRRRKLRRRKTITGIPKRVQQDLDSDESPVAKERTVIIHANPHQLSLCQEDISIGGRLHHTRDSGCQTDDFLIACTAAPSRRRIRAQRGHQGIPASLSHSTGNISSLGDQSDSTYTSASVHGGRLRSRSLPREGGRLIDSDDDDDDDDDDDNYDDDDDDEDLSPYEAEDFIPSGPSPRMKMMMMKDEEESTDDQAAPEPLQIGSLKRQQRSGDRDRGCGGGGSPEHSWMERGRSRLPRKADMGSCEISSSSDTFSSPIHSVSTTGVLGSHVDHKEDHQSSSGNWSGSSSTCPSQTSETIPPPSSPPLTGSSHCDSELSLNTVPNAIDEGFSLDPSYHTDLRPQGQGHRSSSFTSSATDQLDDAGVSTASEGEWTYPAEQDQVDPDQDSDQTHILTPSHGTVQDYSLKQHLDNETTFNEKANSMEKEPGSQYPSDPHYFYSSSVNFGESEQSFRGYTYNYADPGADCGQSNIIAAPLSHGGYPQPTAEFRAGTMTLGRTFRPLRKLKVKPPPPKRTSSLRETSSRVDIGTDTQADQDPPKMVCEQELNLSSTDMKLELELELGGAPEPLQTSCLGAEPMGTWGMGLSQTMDLVEPMSFSSADTHSFKDEGAVQSDYADLWLHNSELKSSNGEHTSMSNSSTATGTTVMDCMKSPDSSSSSTDTQIQPIVQPTETKTTSPTVQPGDFKLGSPEKLAGLASPSSGYSSQSETPTSTLPSSSAAFFPGPLSPSTGKRKPKVPERKSSLSSLQHFPRDVATISSCYKRDPDFPPPPSQLDLNVLHGSYVRHTLSHRTHHVHTLHHSKHRVTNALTTATKMLTPDTANSNLLPSSSFATEKPSSNLLAPPGPRSVEHHSSNQSKDQQSTFTMQQETAVETVTRPKCPPISSTLAPPPVNTRPLPPRRPPPRPPCHYHSSSPEHSQPPPPGRHPDGPPSYESLLLRQDRYGPGTFWAMTGFRTRIDPPSDLSEDSSPLHRPVPRAPHPSPVDLHTHIHAHTEFRGLNNSANAQSEFRILGERSFSQDEDEDEEEEEEEEEQVKEPTRAACSRVSMRSDHPPPPAYEFAGSSYSDSGPWASPVKVPDNSIETLHPNIICNVKKKGHELQEAEEQMISGATRSAHQQHPMETKDDSTTPDTEDYFSKDSTPSDNSLSPLMDDTKVDEDIIITSPNKSRTTEDLFAMIHRSKRKVLGRKDSGDLNVKSRLCPTAPVNPNNVCTGVVPPAPPLNFQANIANAVGSQRAPVPIYRSAKKSNTSNEEFKLLLLKKGSRSDSSYRMSAIEILKSPITPKTPGESFQEGPVKQAEESSSIFPEPPISGLDPIQIPGLFPRANSESFTPKTVSMSAASRQGRSRIPPVANSSRYSTRSRLYTAPMQAISEGETENSDGSPHDDRSS; encoded by the exons CTGTGTCAAACCTGGAAATCGAGAGCAAGCTTTCAGCTCACTATCAGGCTCCTCTTCACCAGCAACACAACATGTTCCATCCTTCTACCAGACCGATGTGTCTTGAGGAGCTACACAAAAATGCTCAGTTCAGACTCCGAGCGCTGCATCAAG ATGAACAGCTTCATCAGCGGTCCTCGAGTCGGGAAAGGAACAGGATGACCATCTCTCTCTCAGTGGCACCCCCCATGCCATCGTTTCCCTCGCCTCACACCATCCGCCGACAACAGAGGAGTCGCTTGGCAAGAGCG GAGACAACTGTGAGAGAAACAGAGATTCAGGCTATACAGAGAAAA GAGAGACCATACAGAGTGGCAGATATCCAAGGAAAG CTTGAGTGCTTTTACTCACTTGACACTATTGAAGGTTGCATCTTCATTCCATGGAGTAGAAAG GCTACCTCAGCAGAAGAAGAGGAGATTGATGAGGTTCTGGAGGGCCACAGAGAAAAGGCCCCAGCTCTTAGTGATCCCAATCACCAGGAGAAACAGACCAACTGGTCAAAGGAAAACATCCCACCTCCAAAAcagaagacagctgtggatttGAATGCTGTCTCTTCATGTATCATCCCCATCAATGTTACAG GAGTTGGTTTCGATAGAGAGGCCAGTGCCCGTTGCTCTCTGGTCCACTCTCAGTCAGTTCTTCAGAGGAGAAGGAAGCTTAGAAGGAGGAAGACGATCACTGGAATACCTAAACGCGTACAACAGGACTTGG ACTCAGATGAATCCCCTGTTGCAAAGGAGCGCACAGTGATCATCCACGCCAACCCACATCAACTCTCCCTCTGTCAGGAAGACATCTCAATAGGTGGCCGTCTTCATCACACTCGTGACTCTGGGTGCCAGACAGATGATTTTCTCATAGCAT GCACGGCTGCTCCTTCCAGACGACGTATTAGAGCCCAGCGAGGACATCAGGGAATCCCTGCTTCTCTGTCCCATTCAACAGGAAACATTTCCTCCTTGGGTGACCAGTCAGACTCTACATACACTTCAGCCTCAGTACATGGGGGGCGCTTACGCTCACGCAGTCTTCCACGAGAGGGTGGGCGTCTAATAGACagcgatgatgatgatgacgatgacgACGATGATGACAAttatgacgatgatgatgacgatgaagaCTTGTCACCTTATGAAGCAGAAGACTTTATTCCATCTGGGCCAAGTCCAagaatgaagatgatgatgatgaaagatgaagaagagaGTACAGATGATCAGGCGGCTCCTGAGCCGCTGCAGATTGGAAGCCTAAAACGCCAGCAGCGATCGGGTGACAGAGACAGAGGGTGTGGGGGAGGAGGAAGCCCAGAACACAGCTGGATGGAGAGGGGCCGTTCTCGCTTGCCCCGGAAAGCCGACATGGGTAGCTGTGAAATTTCATCCAGTTCTGATACTTTCAGCAGTCCAATTCACTCTGTGTCTACTACAGGAGTTTTAGGCAGTCATGTGGACCACAAGGAAGACCATCAGTCATCCAGTGGAAACTGGAGTGGTTCCAGTTCCACATGTCCATCACAAACATCTGAAACAATCCCTCCACCTTCTTCTCCACCCCTTACAGGATCATCCCACTGTGATTCTGAGTTGTCACTGAACACAGTGCCCAATGCCATTGATGAGGGTTTCTCACTTGATCCCTCATACCACACTGACCTCAGACCCCAGGGCCAGGGCCACAGATCCAGCTCGTTTACATCCTCAGCCACAGATCAGCTTGATGATGCAGGGGTCAGTACAGCCAGTGAGGGGGAGTGGACATACCCTGCAGAACAAGACCAGGTTGACCCGGACCAAGACTCTGATCAGACTCACATCTTGACTCCAAGCCACGGAACAGTTCAGGATTACAGTTTGAAACAACACCTGGACAATGAAActacttttaatgaaaaagcaaacagtATGGAAAAAGAGCCTGGATCACAATACCCATCTGATCCGCATTACTTCTACTCATCCTCTGTCAATTTTGGAGAGAGTGAACAGAGTTTCAGAGGATACACGTATAACTATGCAGACCCAGGGGCTGATTGTGGTCAGTCCAACATAATTGCAGCACCTTTGTCCCATGGAGGGTACCCCCAGCCAACAGCTGAGTTCAGAGCAGGCACGATGACTTTAGGGAGGACTTTTCGTCCGCTCAGGAAACTGAAGGTCAAACCTCCACCACCCAAACGAACTTCCTCGTTGAGGGAAACAAGTAGTAGGGTTGATATTGGAACTGACACGCAAGCAGATCAGGATCCACCAAAGATGGTATGTGAACAAGAACTTAATCTGTCTTCCACAGACATGaagctggaactggagctggagcttgGAGGTGCCCCAGAACCTTTACAGACATCATGTTTAGGGGCAGAGCCTATGGGCACTTGGGGCATGGGACTGAGCCAAACCATGGACCTTGTAGAGCCAATGTCCTTCAGTTCTGCAGATACACACTCATTTAAAGATGAAGGTGCTGTGCAGTCTGACTATGCAGACCTGTGGCTTCACAACAGTGAGCTGAAATCCAGCAATGGCGAGCACACGTCAATGTCCAACTCTAGTACAGCTACTGGAACCACTGTCATGGATTGTATGAAGTCTCCAGATAGCTCGTCCTCCTCAACAGACACACAGATCCAGCCAATTGTCCAGCCTACAGAGACCAAGACTACTAGTCCAACCGTTCAACCTGGAGACTTCAAACTTGGATCACCTGAGAAACTAGCTGGTCTTGCCTCACCATCAAGTGGCTATTCCAGCCAATCGGAGACCCCTACGTCAACTTTGCCCTCCTCTTCGGCAGCCTTCTTCCCAGGTCCACTGTCTCCGTCAACTGGTAAGCGAAAGCCCAAAGTGCCAGAAAGGAAGTCATCACTCTCTTCCTTGCAACACTTCCCTAGAGATGTAGCTACCATCTCGTCTTGCTATAAGAGAGACCCAGACTTTCCACCACCACCGTCCCAACTTGACCTTAATGTTCTTCATGGTAGCTATGTCAGACACACTCTCTCTCATCGGACTCATCACGTACACACACTTCATCATAGCAAACACAGAGTTACAAATGCTTTAACCACTGCAACAAAGATGTTGACCCCAGACACAGCAAATAGCAACCTACTGCCAAGTTCAAGTTTTGCTACAGAAAAACCAAGTTCAAATCTGTTAGCCCCACCTGGTCCCCGTTCAGTGGAACATCATTCAAGTAACCAGTCTAAAGATCAACAGAGTACTTTTACAATGCAACAGGAAACAGCAGTAGAGACTGTGACAAGACCCAAATGTCCTCCCATTAGTTCCACTTTGGCTCCTCCACCTGTTAACACAAGGCCTCTCCCACCTCGTAGGCCACCTCCAAGACCGCCATGCCATTATCACAGTTCCTCTCCTGAACATTCACAACCCCCTCCACCTGGCCGTCACCCTGATGGACCTCCTTCCTACGAAAGCCTGCTACTTAGACAGGACCGCTATGGACCTGGAACATTTTGGGCTATGACAGGCTTCAGGACTCGGATAGATCCCCCATCAGATCTCTCTGAGGACAGCTCACCTCTACATAGACCGGTACCACGTGCTCCTCACCCTTCACCAGTGGATCTACATACTCATATCCACGCTCACACAGAATTTAGGGGGCTTAACAATTCAGCGAATGCACAGTCAGAGTTTAGGATATTAGGGGAGCGCTCATTCTCACaagatgaggatgaagatgaagaagaagaggaagaagaggaagagcagGTAAAAGAACCAACAAGAGCTGCATGTTCTAGAGTGAGCATGCGATCTGATCATCCTCCACCTCCAGCATATGAATTTGCTGGGAGCTCTTACTCAGACTCAGGGCCATGGGCTAGTCCAGTCAAAGTGCCTGATAACTCAATAGAAACATTGCATCCTAACATAATCTGCAATGTTAAGAAAAAAGGACATGAGCTGCAGGAAGCAGAGGAGCAAATGATATCAGGTGCAACCAGAAGTGCCCATCAGCAGCATCCAATGGAGACTAAAGATGACTCTACTACCCCAGACACCGAAGACTACTTCAGTAAAG ATTCCACACCCAGTGATAATTCACTCTCCCCTCTGATGGACGACACCAAAGTGGACGAGGACATTATCATTACATCACCCAACAAAAGCCGAACAACTGAGGATCTGTTTGCCATGATACACAG atccaAGAGAAAAGTTCTAGGTCGGAAAGATTCAGGAGACCTGAATGTGAAATCTCGTCTTTGCCCCACAGCACCAGTGAACCCCAACAATGTCTGCACTGGTGTTGTTCCTCCAGCCCCTCCGCTCAACTTTCAAGCTAATATAGCCAATGCTGTTGGGTCACAACGGGCTCCTGTGCCAATCTATCGCAGTGCTAAGAAATCAAACACATCCAATGAGGAGTTTAAACTTCTTTTGCTGAAGAAAGGAAGCAGGTCAGATTCTAGCTACCGCATGTCTGCTATAGAGATCCTGAAGAGTCCTATCACCCCTAAAACACCAGGCGAGTCCTTCCAGGAAGGGCCTGTTAAACAGGCTGAGGAGTCATCATCTATTTTTCCAGAGCCTCCCATTTCTGGCCTGGATCCAATTCAGATACCCGGTCTTTTTCCAAGGGCCAACTCTGAGAGTTTCACCCCAAAAACTGTGTCTATGTCAGCTGCATCTCGACAAGGACGTTCTCGGATTCCCCCGGTTGCCAACAGCAGTCGCTACAGTACACGCAGTCGCCTATACACAGCCCCGATGCAAGCCATTTCTGAGGGGGAGACGGAAAACTCAGATGGGAGTCCCCATGATGACAGATCTTCTTAA